A stretch of Camelina sativa cultivar DH55 chromosome 18, Cs, whole genome shotgun sequence DNA encodes these proteins:
- the LOC104761786 gene encoding calcium-transporting ATPase 8, plasma membrane-type-like (The sequence of the model RefSeq protein was modified relative to this genomic sequence to represent the inferred CDS: added 144 bases not found in genome assembly), producing the protein MTSLLKSSPGRRRGGDLESGKSEHHDSDSDTFYIPGKNASIERLQQWRKAALVLNASRRFRYTMDLKKEQETMEMRKKIRSHAHALLAANRFMDMGREQGGEKPTATATPAGDFGITPEQLVIMSKDHNSGSLQQYGGPQGLSSLLKTNPEKGISGDDDDLLKRKTVYGSNTYPRKKGKGFLRFLWDASHDLTLIILMVAAVASLALGIKTEGIKEGWYDGGSIAFAVILVIVVTAVSDYKQSLQFQNLNDEKRNIHLEVVRGGRRVEISIYDIVVGDVIPLNIGNQVPADGVLISGHSLALDESSMTGESKIVNKDASKDPFLMSGCKVADGNGAMLVTGVGVNTEWGLLMASISEDNGEETPLQVRLNGVATFIGSIGLAVAAAVLVILLTRYFTGHTKDVGGGPQFIKGKTKIGHVVDDVVKVVTVAVTIVVVAVPEGLPLAVTLTLAYSMRKMMADKALVRRLSACETMGSATTICSDKTGTLTLNQMTVVESYAGGKKTDTAQLPPTITSLVVEGISQNTTGSIFVPEGGGELELSGSPTEKAILGWGIKLGMNFETTRSQSSILHAFPFNSEKKRGGVAVKTADGEVHVHWKGASEIVLASCRSYIDEDGNVAPMTEEKALYFRNGIEEMAGRTLRCVALAFRTFEAEKVPTGEELSKWVLPEDDLILLAIVGIKDPCRPGVKDSVQLCQNAGVKVRMVTGDNIQTARAIALECGILTSDADASEPTLIEGKSFRAMTDAERDKISSKISVMGRSSPNDKLLLVQSLRRQGHVVAVTGDGTNDAPALHEADIGLAMGIAGTEVAKESSDIIILDDNFASVVKVVRWGRSVYANIQKFIQFQLTVNVAALIINVVAAISSGDVPLTAVQLLWVNLIMDTLGALALATEPPTDHLMGRPPVGRKEPLITNIMWRNLLIQAIYQVSVLLTLNFRGISILGLEHEVPAHATRVKNTIIFNAFVLCQAFNEFNARKPDEKNIFKGVIKNRLFMGIIVITLVLQVIIVEFLGKFASTTKLNWKQWLICAAIGVISWPLALVGKFIPVPAAPLSNKLSALKCGGKKKKSSGEGSL; encoded by the exons aaagcTGCGCTGGTTCTCAATGCCTCCAGGAGATTCCGATACACCATGGACTTGAAGAAGGAGCAAGAAACCAtggagatgagaaagaagatcaGAAGTCATGCTCATGCTCTTTTG GCTGCAAATCGTTTCATGGATATGGGGCGTGAGCAAG GAGGTGAAAAACCAACAGCGACTGCCACTCCGGCTGGGGATTTTGGAATTACTCCTGAACAGCTTGTCATAATGTCAAAGGATCACAACAGTGGTTCGCTGCAGCAATATGGAGGG CCTCAAGGATTGTCAAGTTTGCTGAAGACTAATCCAGAGAAAGGTATcagtggagatgatgatgacttgcTAAAGCGCAAGACCGTTTATGGTTCAAATACCTATCCTCGCAAGAAAGGGAAAGGGTTTCTG AGGTTTCTTTGGGATGCTAGCCATGATCTCACCTTGATCATTTTGATGGTTGCTGCGGTAGCGTCTTTAGCACTTGGGATAAAAACAGAG GGTATCAAAGAAGGGTGGTATGATGGAGGAAGCATTGCATTTGCAGTGATTCTTGTGATTGTTGTCACAg CTGTCAGTGACTACAAACAGTCTCTCCAGTTTCAAAACTTGAATgatgaaaagagaaacatacatCTGGAG GTGGTAAGAGGTGGAAGACGAGTGGAAATTTCAATCTATGACATTGTGGTGGGTGATGTCATACCTCTCAACATTGGAAATCAG GTTCCTGCGGATGGAGTGCTGATATCTGGCCACTCTCTTGCTCTTGATGAGTCTAGCATGACTGGAGAGAGCAAAATC GTTAACAAAGACGCTAGCAAGGACCCATTCCTAATGTCTGGCTGTAAAGTGGCAGATGGAAATGGTGCTATGCTG GTTACTGGTGTTGGAGTCAACACTGAATGGGGATTGCTGATGGCCAGTATTTCTGAAGACAATGGTGAAGAAACTCCCTTGCAG GTGCGCTTAAATGGGGTTGCAACGTTTATTGGTTCCATTGGCTTAGCAGTTGCTGCTGCTGTGCTAGTGATTCTTCTGACTCG GTATTTCACCGGTCACACTAAAGACGTAGGTGGAGGCCCTCAATTTATTAAAGGAAAGACAAAAATTGGTCATGTAGTTGATGATGTGGTCAAAGTTGTTACCGTAGCG GTTACAATTGTCGTAGTGGCAGTTCCTGAGGGTCTTCCATTGGCTGTTACTCTAAC ccTTGCCTATTCGATGAGGAAAATGATGGCAGATAAGGCTTTG GTGCGAAGGCTATCTGCTTGTGAGACAATGGGTTCTGCTACCACTATTTGCAGCGATAAAACTGGAACACTAACTTTGAATCAg ATGACAGTGGTTGAGTCTTATGCGGGGGGCAAGAAAACAGATACTGCACAATTGCCACCAACTATCACTTCTTTAGTCGTTGAAGGAATATCCCAAAACACAACTGGTAGTATTTTTGTCCCAGAG GGCGGTGGTGAGTTAGAGTTGTCTGGTTCACCAACAGAAAAGGCCATTCTTGGCTGGGGAAtcaag cTGGGAATGAATTTCGAGACAACCAGGTCACAGTCTTCTATCCTTCATGCTTTTCCGTTTAACTCAGAGAAGAAACGTGGTGGTGTTGCTGTCAAAACG GCTGATGGTGAAGTTCATGTTCACTGGAAAGGAGCTTCTGAAATTGTCCTGGCATCATGCAGAAGCTACATCGATGAGGATGGTAATGTGGCCCCAATGACTGAAGAAAAG GCATTGTATTTCAGGAATGGAATTGAAGAGATGGCTGGAAGAACCTTACGATGTGTTGCACTGGCCTTTAGAACCTTTGAGGCTGAAAAGGTCCCAACAGGCGAAGAGCTCTCAAAATGGGTACTCCCAGAGGATGACCTTATTTTACTAGCTATAGTAGGCATAAAG GATCCATGTAGACCAGGAGTCAAAGATTCAGTTCAGCTGTGTCAAAATGCTGGTGTCAAG GTCCGTATGGTGACTGGTGACAATATCCAAACTGCCAGGGCTATTGCTTTAGAGTGTGGAATATTAACTTCAGATGCAGATGCCTCCGAGCCTACTCTCATTGAAGGAAAATCATTCCGTGCGATGACTGATGCAGAAAGGGACAAGATTAGTTCCAAAATCTCA GTTATGGGCCGATCATCGCCCAATGACAAACTTTTGCTGGTACAATCTCTGAGAAGACAAGGACATGTTGTTGCTGTCACCGGAGATGGGACCAATGATGCCCCTGCATTACACGAG GCAGATATTGGTCTTGCTATGGGAATAGCAGGCACAGAAGTGGCTAAGGAGAGTTCGGACATCATCATCCTGGATGACAACTTTGCTTCAGTTGTCAAG GTTGTTCGCTGGGGAAGGTCAGTGTATGCCAACATTCAGAAATTCATCCAGTTTCAGCTCACAGTCAATGTTGCTGCTCTCATAATTAATGTCGTTGCTGCTATTTCAAGTGGCGACGTTCCACTTACCGCTGTGCAG CTTCTCTGGGTTAACCTCATAATGGACACTCTTGGAGCATTGGCTTTGGCTACTGAACCACCCACTGATCACCTCATGGGGAGGCCTCCGGTTGGCAGAAA AGAACCTCTTATTACCAACATCATGTGGAGAAACTTGCTGATTCAG GCTATCTATCAAGTGAGTGTATTGTTAACACTCAATTTCCGAGGCATAAGCATACTTGGCCTGGAACATGAAGTGCCTGCACACGCCACCAGAGTGAAGAACACAATTATCTTCAACGCCTTTGTTCTCTGCCAA GCTTTCAATGAGTTTAATGCTCGTAAACCAGACGAGAAGAACATCTTCAAAGGTGTGATCAAGAATCGTCTCTTCATGGGTATAATAGTCATAACTCTCGTCCTCCAG GTTATCATTGTTGAGTTCCTCGGTAAATTCGCTTCGACAACGAAACTTAACTGGAAACAATGGCTGATATGCGCTGCGATTGGTGTTATCAG TTGGCCTCTTGCTTTGGTCGGGAAATTCATTCCGGTGCCTGCAGCTCCTTTAAGCAACAAGCTCTCAGCACTAAAATGCGGGGGCAAGAAGAAAAAGTCTAGTGGAGAAG GTTCACTCTGA
- the LOC104761785 gene encoding uncharacterized membrane protein At1g06890, producing the protein MLLTPKMFSSWLRKDVKKILKRKDSDAGEKGKALEDLRASLFNRFRSPETPKRQQQQQHRICGPTVALSFNFIVAISIIFINKWVLKNIGFEFPVFLTFIHYIVAYLLMALLKSFSLLPASPPSTKSSSLPLYTLGIVMSLSTGLANVSLKYNSVGFYQMAKIAVTPSIVFAEFLWYGKRVSFMKVVSLTVVSVGVAVATVTDLQFSLFGACVAFAWIIPSATNKILWSNMQQRENWTALALMWKTTPITLLFLVSMIPFLDPPGALSFNWSLANTSAILISALLGFFLQWSGALALGATSAITHVVLGQFKTCVLLLGNYYIFGSNSGYISVCGAFVAIMGTSLYTYLNTRGQSLKASSSSSSSSSAPSDKKSRFSDLKDDDKNLEPYGSEAV; encoded by the exons ATGTTACTGACACCTAAGATGTTTAGTTCTTGGCTTCGTAAAGATGTTAAGAAGATTCTCAAACGCAAAGACAGTGATGCTGGTGAAAAAG GAAAAGCATTGGAGGACTTGAGAGCTTCGTTATTTAACAGATTCCGTTCACCGGAAACTCCAAAgagacagcaacaacaacaacatcgtATCTGTGGCCCTACTGTTGCTCTCTCTTTCAATTTCATTGTTGCTATTAGCATTATCTTCATCAACAAATGG GTGCTTAAAAACATAGGCTTTGAGTTTCCAGTGTTTCTCACATTCATCCACTACATTGTAGCTTATCTGTTAATGGCTCTTCTCAAATCCTTTTCCCTCCTCCCTGCTTCACCTCCTTCCACGAAATCATCTTCTCTTCCCCTCTATACTCTTGGCATTGTAATGTCACTCTCTACAGGACTTGCTAATGTTAGCCTTAAGTATAACAG TGTTGGTTTCTACCAGATGGCGAAAATCGCTGTTACGCCTTCTATTGTCTTTGCTGAGTTCTTGTGGTATGGAAAGAGAGTTTCTTTCATGAAG gtcgTTTCACTTACAGTTGTATCTGTGGGAGTTGCGGTTGCGACTGTAACAGATTTACAGTTTAGTCTCTTTGGTGCTTGTGTGGCATTCGCATGGATCATACCGAGCGCAACTAACAAAATCTTGTGGTCAAATATGCAACAACGAGAAAACTGGACTGCTTTAGC GTTGATgtggaaaacaacaccaatCACTCTGTTGTTTCTAGTATCGATGATTCCGTTCTTGGATCCACCAGGCGCTCTATCGTTCAACTGGAGCTTAGCCAACACATCCGCCATTCTTATTTCCGCTCTTCTTGGATTCTTTCTTCAATGGTCCGGAGCCTTAGCTCTCGG AGCAACTTCTGCAATTACGCATGTGGTTCTGGGACAATTCAAGACCTGTGTCCTCCTCCTTGGAAACTACTACATATTCGGGTCAAATAGTGGTTATATTAGTGTTTGCGGTGCGTTTGTGGCGATTATGGGGACTTCGTTATATACTTACCTTAACACAAGAGGTCAATCACTTAaagcttcctcttcttcttcttcctcttcttctgctccttcaGACAAGAAGTCAAGATTCAGTGATCTTAAGGATGATGACAAGAATCTTGAACCTTACGGCTCCGAAGCTGTCTAG
- the LOC104761787 gene encoding nucleolar and coiled-body phosphoprotein 1-like, which produces MGSESKTSSLESDQKALLLRSVAQFLERSGFSKCFKKLLSEAEIEKKELNSTTLPDLEEIFSEFLNKKKDQEAAVNGITEANAVEGVEDVKKEKKKKKKKKETKVEVAEEEKVKETVAEVEEGLKEKKKKKKKSKSVEADDDDDDDKEKVSKKRKRSEPEETKEETEDDDEESKRRKKEEKVVEEDKGVQETPVKQTDIQENGNAEKTEAKSTNQKSGKGLSNSKEPKKPFQRVNADEVVFTDERLKDNSYYGLPNAKDGYGLKAQEILGQVRGRDFRHEKTKKKRGSYRGGQIDLQSHSIKFENSDEEKD; this is translated from the exons ATGGGTAGCGAGAGCAAAACCTCGAGTTTGGAATCGGACCAGAAGGCTCTTCTTCTCCGTTCGGTTGCTCAGTTCTTGGAGCGATCTGGGTTTTCCAAATGCTTCAAGAAATTGCTCTCCGAAGCTGAAATCGAG AAGAAGGAGTTGAACTCCACTACTTTACCTGATCTAGAGGAAATTTTCAGCGAGTttttgaacaagaagaa AGATCAAGAAGCTGCTGTGAATGGAATTACCGAGGCGAATGCAGTTGAAGGTGTAGAGGAtgtaaagaaggagaaaaagaagaagaagaagaagaaggaaacaaaggTGGAGGTGGCTGAGGAGGAGAAGGTTAAAGAGACTGTTGCTGAGGTCGAAGAGGggttgaaagagaaaaagaagaagaaaaagaagtctaAATCTGTGgaggctgatgatgatgatgatgatgataaggagAAAGTTTCTAAGAAACGGAAAAGATCAGAGCCTGAGGAGACTAAAGAAGAGactgaggatgatgatgaagaatcaaaacgtaggaaaaaggaagagaaagtaGTGGAAGAGGACAAGGGTGTTCAAGAAACACCTGTTAAGCAGACTGACATTCAGGAAAACGGGAATGCTGAGAAAACCGAAGCGAAATCAACAAATCAGAAGTCAGGAAAAGGGCTTTCTAACTCAAAAGAG CCGAAGAAACCATTTCAGAGAGTGAACGCTGACGAAGTTGTGTTCACTGACGAGAGGCTGAAAGACAACTCGTATTATGGACTG CCTAATGCCAAGGATGGTTATGGTCTTAAAGCTCAAGAGATTCTAGGGCAAGTGAGAGGAAG ggATTTCCGACatgagaagacgaagaagaaacgaGGAAGCTACAGAGGAGGACAGATCGATCTTCAGTCACATTCGATTAAGTTTGAAAACTCAGACGAAGAGAAAGACTGA
- the LOC104761788 gene encoding uncharacterized protein LOC104761788, which produces MCLVCLCDEEEIELGRQQAPGSCPYCGGKVQMLDVERKWMFCFVPLCFKIKRKYLCSSCDRRLVLYH; this is translated from the coding sequence ATGTGTCTGGTGTGTTTATGTGATGAGGAAGAGATAGAGTTAGGGAGGCAACAAGCACCTGGATCGTGTCCGTATTGTGGAGGTAAGGTGCAAATGCTTGATGTCGAAAGAAAATGGATGTTCTGTTTCGTTCCTCTTTGTTTCAAGATCAAGAGAAAGTACTTGTGTTCTTCTTGCGATCGTCGTCTCGTTTTGTATCATTga